The Solanum pennellii chromosome 11, SPENNV200 genome contains a region encoding:
- the LOC107004621 gene encoding DIS3-like exonuclease 2, which produces MGVLVAESVENQKQTDVVVDKKKNRRSRRSKQNSPPTASSSLTGCLGESNFKGGVPILDHGGSKEFSLPRASNIAFTSLPTMRLNEQSAETGSLPVQLTFSPGVGGQVYSGSCPDYIAYGDQSITSYPQRKYFSSHWPAEAVHKALERGRVFKALFRVNTHNRLEAYCKVDGVRTDVLISGAAAQNRAVEGDTVAVEVDPPSLWTRMKGYTVSVESSALVDDGMLESVNSDFVRESCKGKNKVDTDYEFSSSGNCSSPLKNVLGYRSGQTFGDISHPEEKVPAENDYVNRHNMTALKPSMVGCYSEINGAKHATERLSAAVDSFPSKRPTGRVVAILEGSPRRDTIVGFLNVKKWMWSREANKKDLKKNKYLSTALNCQYLLLTPNDPRFPKMMVPFKSLPDIILERLEAGDVAVEMDLVAARIADWAEENYIPEAHVTDIFGRGGELEPQLAATLYENAIDSSEFCQQTLSCLPSIPWEIPKEELQSRRDIRNLCVFTIDPATATDLDDALSVERLPDGTSRVGVHIADVSYFVQPDSALDENAQARSTSVYLLQSKLPMLPPLLSENLGSLNPGVDRLAFSIFWDINQSGEFIQRWIGRTIIQSCCKLSYDHAQDIIDGLLDDPSSYKGEHSWPVLHGLFKWSDIVTSVKNLYEISKILRKKRFEDGALSLESPKIVFLFDEDGIPYDSVLSGRKESNMLVEEFMLLANRTAAEVITRAYPSSALLRRHPEPNPRKLREFESFCSKHGLRLDTTSSGQIHNSLECIRRELADDSVLTDILMCYAARPMQLATYFCSGDVEDENDRGHYALAVPLYTHFTSPLRRYPDILVHRMLAAAVEAEEVYLKLKLLQNPDRGEMRRQRCLTDVYFNKDAIESPEAQEALSAAASKHKAPCAETLAYIASHCNERKLACRHVKDAMEKLYMWVLLKRKEILFSEARVMGLGPRFMSLYIHKLATEQRIYYDEVEGLTVEWLEATSTLVLSPSTNKRFNRRGSPGKCRSLEEVALVLSPCELNQELDLCGPNNREGSGVLQIGNASKSCLPGIPKIEPAVFPVTLRLLSTITVALHAIGGGYGPLDIGARLFISSYFK; this is translated from the exons ATGGGTGTACTGGTTGCGGAGTCTGTGGAAAATCAGAAACAGACTGATGTAGTTGTTGATAAGAAGAAAAACCGTCGATCTAGACGATCTAAGCAAAATTCTCCTCCAACAG CAAGTAGTTCGCTGACTGGCTGTCTTGGGGAATCAAATTTTAAGGGAGGTGTTCCCATCTTGGATCACGGCGGATCTAAAGAGTTTTCATTGCCTAGAGCATCAAACATTGCCTTTACTTCCTTGCCCACGATGCGTTTAAATGAACAGTCAGCAGAGACTGGAAGTCTCCCTGTGCAGCTAACATTTTCACCGGGTGTTGGTGGACAAGTATATTCCGGTTCATGCCCAGACTATATTGCTTATGGTGACCAGTCAATTACTTCTTACCCACAgaggaaatatttttcttcacattGGCCAGCAGAAGCCGTTCATAAAGCATTGGAG AGGGGTCGTGTCTTTAAAGCATTATTTCGTGTCAATACGCACAATAGACTTGAG GCCTATTGTAAAGTTGATGGTGTGCGAACAGATGTTCTTATTAGTGGAGCTGCAGCTCAAAACAGAGCC GTTGAAGGAGACACTGTTGCTGTTGAAGTTGATCCTCCTTCTCTTTGGACTAGAATGAAAGGATATACAGTTAGTGTTGAGAGTTCGGCTTTGGTAGATGATGGTATGTTGGAGTCCGTCAATTCAGACTTCGTCAGAGAGAGTTGCAAAGGGAAGAACAAGGTAGACACAGATTATGAGTTCAGTAGTTCTGGAAATTGTTCTAGCCCCTTGAAAAATGTGTTAGGTTATAGAAGTGGGCAGACCTTTGGAGACATTTCACATCCTGAAGAAAAGGTACCTGCGGAGAATGATTATGTCAATAGACATAATATGACTGCTCTGAAACCTTCTATGGTTGGGTGCTATAGTGAAATTAATGGTGCTAAGCATGCAACAGAGAGATTGTCAGCTGCTGTGGATTCATTCCCATCTAAACGACCAACAGGCAGGGTTGTGGCTATCCTTGAGGGGTCACCTCGTCGGGACACTATTGTCGGTTTTCTCAATGTCAAGAAGTGGATGTGGAGTAGAGAAGCTAACAAAAAGGACTTGAagaagaataaatatttatcgACTGCCTTGAACTGTCAATATCTCTTGTTAACACCAAATGATCCTCGGTTTCCGAAAATGATGGTGCCGTTTAAGAGCCTGCCAGACATCATTTTGGAAAGATTGGAAGCTGGTGATGTGGCAGTGGAGATGGACCTAGTAGCCGCACGGATTGCAGACTGGGCAGAAGAGAACTATATCCCAGAAGCTCATGTCACTGACATATTTGGACGAGGTGGAGAATTGGAGCCACAGCTTGCTGCAACCTTGTACGAAAATGCAATTGATTCTTCAGAATTCTGTCAACAGACCCTATCATGTCTTCCAAGTATCCCATGGGAAATACCAAAAGAGGAGCTTCAGAGTAGAAGAGACATCAGAAATTTGTGTGTTTTTACAATTGACCCTGCTACTGCCACCGATCTTGATGATGCACTGTCTGTTGAAAGGTTGCCTGACGGTACTTCTAGAGTTGGGGTCCATATAGCTGACGTGTCATACTTTGTTCAACCAGACTCAGCTTTAGATGAAAATGCTCAAGCGAGGTCTACAAGTGTGTATTTGTTGCAAAGTAAATTGCCAATGTTGCCCCCATTGCTCTCTGAGAATCTGGGTTCGCTTAATCCTGGTGTGGACAGACTtgctttttctattttttgggACATCAATCAGTCTGGGGAATTTATTCAGCGCTGGATTGGCCGCACTATAATTCAATCTTGTTGCAAGCTCTCGTATGATCATGCTCAGGATATTATTGATGGGTTGCTTGATGATCCAAGTTCTTATAAAGGAGAACATTCTTGGCCAGTGTTACATGGCCTTTTTAAATGGTCTGATATTGTTACATCTGTCAAGAACCTTTATGAAATCTCAAAAATCTTGAGGAAAAAGAGGTTTGAAGATGGGGCTCTGTCACTCGAAAGTCCcaaaattgttttcttatttgatgAAGATGGGATACCTTATGATAGTGTGCTCAGTGGAAGGAAGGAGTCAAACATGCTTGTTGAGGAGTTTATGCTTTTGGCCAACAGGACAGCTGCTGAAGTTATAACTAGAGCTTATCCTTCCAGTGCACTATTGCGAAGGCATCCTGAACCCAACCCGCGTAAGCTCAGAGAGTTTGAGTCATTCTGCTCTAAACATGGTCTGAGATTGGACACCACTTCGTCTGGCCAGATTCATAATTCGTTGGAGTGCATTAGACGAGAGCTTGCGGATGATTCTGTATTAACAGATATTCTTATGTGTTACGCTGCAAGACCCATGCAATTGGCAACTTACTTCTGCAGTGGCGATGTAGAAGATGAAAATGATAGGGGTCATTATGCCCTTGCTGTTCCTTTATACACACACTTTACTTCTCCGCTCCGGCGCTATCCGGATATTCTGGTGCATCGGATGCTTGCTGCAGCTGTAGAAGCTGAAGAGGTGTATCTGAAGCTCAAGTTGTTGCAAAATCCAGATCGGGGAGAAATGAGACGCCAAAGATGTTTGACCGATGTATACTTCAATAAAGATGCAATTGAATCACCTGAAGCTCAAGAAGCATTATCTGCAGCAGCATCAAAACATAAGGCTCCCTGTGCAGAAACTCTTGCTTATATTGCTTCCCATTGCAATGAAAGAAAGTTGGCTTGCAGGCACGTGAAAGATGCTATGGAGAAACTCTACATGTGGGTACTTCTTAAAAGAAAGGAG ATACTGTTCTCAGAAGCAAGAGTTATGGGTTTGGGACCACGATTCATGTCATTATACATCCACAAGCTTGCT ACTGAACAGCgcatatattatgatgaagttGAGGGACTGACTGTGGAGTGGCTTGAGGCTACTTCAACATTGGTACTTAGTCCGTCTACAAATAAGCGCTTTAACAGGAGGGGTAGTCCAGGGAAATGCAGATCTCTTGAAGAAGTAGCACTCGTTCTTAGCCCATGTGAACTGAACCAAGAACTGGATTTGTGTGGACCAAATAATCGGGAAGGGAGCGGTGTGTTACAAATCGGAAATGCTTCAAAATCTTGTCTTCCTGGTATACCAAAGATCGAACCTGCTGTTTTCCCTGTGACTCTGCGACTTCTTTCAACAATCACTGTTGCTCTTCACGCTATTGGAGGAGGGTATGGACCCCTTGATATTGGGGCAAGGCTATTTATTAGTTCATATTTCAAATAA